Part of the Lates calcarifer isolate ASB-BC8 linkage group LG6, TLL_Latcal_v3, whole genome shotgun sequence genome, TACGTTTAAGTTCAGGTTTGGTTTCCAGATCAGAGTTTGATTTATTATACATGCAGTGGAAGCAGTTACTCACAGCAAACGTTGGTATGTCTGTTCTTGGTAAGCCTGGTTGGTTACATAAGGTAAATAGACTCTTCGCAGAGCCGGGCAGTGATCCAGGACGATGTCGCACACATCAAAGCGCAGAATGTCTTCCTCTAGTCTGTGCTCCAGGTCCTGAAGAAACCTACAGGCAGTGAGTGAGCAGAAAATACACTTAAAGTTGGGGAGGACACGGTCGAATCCTCGATTCAACCCTGCTTGGACACTCAGAGAAGGTGACGTGACAACTgagatgataaaacaaaaacctgagGGCATCAGAGATATCAGTGGTATTTTACTTCACCTCTCACTGACATCTTTGACTTCAGGCAGCTTGGAGAAGAGCCACTGCTTATCTTGAGCTCCCAGACACTCAGCAAGCTCCTGCGACAACATGAAGTGGTCCACAGCGATCGTCAGGCTGCGAATGTACGACGCTTCAGAGGTCACCAGCTCAAACTTTGCCTGAGTTGGGGAGGACACAGGATGTCAGCCTACCATACAGCACGTGAACtagcaaacagctgcagcagtccaACAGAGAAACGAATAAGACCCACATGCAGTTACAAAGCTGTGAAGTGTCTGACTGACCTCCTGTAATTTCCTCTCCTCGTTGCTGAAGTTGTCAAGCTGACCGCTGCTTCGTACGTCAGGGATATCCTGCCACAGAGCAAACGCAGAGCCTCGCGAGGAGCGAAAGGAGCTGGATGGAGACAAATTAGATGGAGACGGAGTCCCGTCAGATCCCTCATCCCTGagcccctcctcctctgtgcctGGCTCCTTCCCCTGTTGCCTCTGGATCTCTCTGTTGATGGCGACATCACTGTACTCCTGGTACAGAATCgctgcaggaggaggcagaagtCAAACAAAAGACATGTTGACAATGGGAAAGATGGTTACAGGAAgatgagcagacagacagtttaaagaaaacaacttaCAACTAGGCAAAAACCTTGATAAGCGATTGGAACCAGCAACAGTTGGAAGTGTGCCCACGTCTTCTTCTATGGATTTCTTTCTCATTCTgagtaaaaatgtgaaatgacatTAACACGTGTGCTttaatttttacactttttaaatgtcttgtttttaagTCTGAATTTACCCAAGTTTCGTGCTCCACCGATGCAAAGGCATCCCACTGTCACTGCTGGGCAGTGGAGGTGCAGGTCCTACAGGACTGTGGGGGGCGCTATCACTAGATCCTCCTGAGCCACGGTGCCTGGAGTTGGACTTATCTGGAGAGGATAAAAAGCAGGTCATGCAGAGGTGAGGTCAAATACTGTGCTGTGTGAACATTTCAGGATCTTGACATATATACAGTTTCTAGCCTTTTATAGtagaagaggaaacagctgagaATTCATTTCTATTCTGTGGTATTTTCAGGCgttttaacctttaacctttagAGGGAGATGACCAGTATTAAAGCTCCTGAACCAGAGATGTAGCACTCACACGGCCAACATCTTAAAGGacaggttcacatttttttcaagtctgtcttacATGTTCGTTGGTTTGTCCATTGAAGCAGTTTCTGGTTGTTCTAATTGCTCATCCTGCTCATTATTGATCAAATCATTCCTTTCTTACATGCTTCCAGTCGAGGTAATGGGggaacaaaatccacagtcctttTTCTGAGTTTATCAAATCAAGTGGATATTTTCCAAAATTCTAgaattataatatatatatttaattttatacCATTAATCAACCTCTTGTGACATATTCAAAGTGCCTGTTTTGTCTGaccccaaaatattcagtttacattgataaaaaaaaacaaaacagagaagcagcaaacacttgcattttagaagctggtaccattaaatgtttgtttttttgtttctttgattgATAAATGATTTCAGTGAGGAATCAGTTCTCAAAAATGTTGATTCAGTCTCTCAGTATATTAACTGATAAACtgattcattgtttcagtgctAAAGTAAAGCATTATGATCTCATGAATTGACAGTGATGACCACCACAGGTTCATGATTAGTTCCCTGTAGATGTCATTAATCTACAACAGAGCAGATGGCTGAGGTTTGACATCAGGTGGGACGTCTACTCACAGTCAGGGTTGGGGCTGAGGCTGTTGGAGCTCTGTCTGTCCCTGGAGGTGACCCGTGCAGACAGAGACTTCCCCAGCTTCAGGGTGAAGGAGTTCTTCCTCTGAGACAGCTGCAGTCTGGATATGAGTTCAGAAGCTGAGAAACGCCGCCGCTCTTGGTCCCCCTGGCGGCTGCGGGACAAAAAGTTCCCCCCCGTAGCACTGGACGTCTCTACACTCCCACTGCCTTCCCTCACCCCCAGTATCGAGTCCTCTATTATCTGCAGTGGTTCTTCAGGTAGATTAAAAATATCATCATGACTGAGGTTTGGGTGATCTGTCACGCCGTCTGTGGATGAGGGACTTGAGATGGCTTCCAGGGCAGATAATCCACTGAGGTCCTCCTCCAGGAAAGATGCAAAAGGACCAGGGAAGATGTAGTCTGCGTCCAGGATCGGGCTGCTGAGAGATTCATCACTCAGGCTGTCTGGGGAATAAACCTGCATCTTTCTCCctggaaacaaaaaataacttaattaGATAAAGATAAAGTGTGTACAGTGTTTTAAAAGCCTGATTTGTTGTGTCACTGCACACTCACGGATCGACTTCTCTTTCAGTGAACCTTGTGAAGTCCTCCTCTGTGGCTGACAGGAGTCTGGGCTCTGAAACCCTGGACCTTCAGGTGAGGATGGTGAGCAAGGTAATTGAGATTCCCATGAgtctctgtttgtgtacagagaggacagagggaaggacagagggaggctAAGAGCTGCGTGGAGAGGACGACATACCGTCGTGACAGTTCGAGTTCCATTGTGGCATTCGACCTCATCATCACCCGCAGGTGTATGAGAGTTCAGATTTAGTGTTGTTTCATGTTCATTGTCTGTCCTGTGGCAGCTGCTCTGCACGTCATTCAGTTTATTTAGCGATGTGTCTGAAACCATTCAGTGGCAGGGAGTGTGTTTT contains:
- the arhgef19 gene encoding LOW QUALITY PROTEIN: rho guanine nucleotide exchange factor 19 (The sequence of the model RefSeq protein was modified relative to this genomic sequence to represent the inferred CDS: deleted 1 base in 1 codon), translated to MLPGYGFSPFPDFQPHLHALRCRGESPSMWIPGSGESQALSETQEDRPLLHPCHHKHVAVCQQETLAFIELQPPVTPKLNGLGSPRPTVIPDAQCKTHSLPLNGFRHSLNKLNDVQSSCHRTDNEHETTLNLNSHTPAGDDEVECHNGTRTVTTVCRPLHAALSLPLSFPLSSLYTNRDSWESQLPCSPSSPEGPGFQSPDSCQPQRRTSQGSLKEKSIRRKMQVYSPDSLSDESLSSPILDADYIFPGPFASFLEEDLSGLSALEAISSPSSTDGVTDHPNLSHDDIFNLPEEPLQIIEDSILGVREGSGSVETSSATGGNFLSRSRQGDQERRRFSASELISRLQLSQRKNSFTLKLGKSLSARVTSRDRQSSNSLSPNPDYKSNSRHRGSGGSSDSAPHSPVGPAPPLPSSDSGMPLHRWSTKLGMRKKSIEEDVGTLPTVAGSNRLSRFLPSSILYQEYSDVAINREIQRQQGKEPGTEEEGLRDEGSDGTPSPSNLSPSSSFRSSRGSAFALWQDIPDVRSSGQLDNFSNEERKLQEAKFELVTSEASYIRSLTIAVDHFMLSQELAECLGAQDKQWLFSKLPEVKDVSERFLQDLEHRLEEDILRFDVCDIVLDHCPALRRVYLPYVTNQAYQEQTYQRLLHDNPRFPGILARLEEDPVCQRLPLTSFLILPFQRITRLKMLVENILKRTTPGSRDEDTATKAFNELKKIIRECNSSVQSMKRMEELIHLNKKIHFEGKIFPLISQSRWLVKHGELLEVDTQTMSISGSKLKLPTKPVYLHLFNDCLLLSRRKDTWKFMVFVHAKIGELKVKDLSQKLQGISGFIFHLQLCEGQQLKHQILLKSHTESGKQRWITAMFPSDPLEDIEQANENDDISQVQCIKSYQSQEHDELTLEKADILHAKTITSDGWVEGIRLSDGERGWFPKTYVEEITSRSARLRNLRENIRIKCVTQKLEGED